TGACAGGCCCGATGCGAGGATTAAGGAAGTATTGAATGAGGTCTATGATCTGTTTATCGACCTGGACGCAACAGAAGAACAGCTTGAGTTCCCCGTCGTTTATACAAACGCCAAAAAAGGGATTGCAAAATATCACCTTGAAGATGAATCCGAAGACCTAAGGCCTCTTCTCGATCTGATCTTGAAGACCATCCCGGAGCCCGAAGGCGATGGAGACGGGATCTTACAGCTCCTCGTTACCAATATCGGCTACAACGACTATGTGGGAAGACTGGCCATCGGAAGGATTTTTTCAGGGACCTTGAACGTCGGGGACATGGTCGCCGTGGTGAATCATAATGGTGAAGAAATCAAAACAAAGATTACATCAATTCATGCCTTCCAGGGGATCGAGCGCCAGGAGGTCCAAGAGGCCTCGATCGGCGACATCGTCGCCCTTTCCGGGATTGAAGGAATCAATATCGGCGATACCATTACAGACGCTGAAAAGCCCAAGCCCCTCCCAAGGATCATCGTGGATGAGCCGACCATATCCATGGTCTTTTCCGTGAACACGTCCCCTCTTGCAGGAAAGGAGGGCAAATATGTCACGTCAAGACACATCAGGGATAGGCTTGAGAAGGAACTCCTCTACAATGTTTCCATCAGAGTGGACTTTGAGAATACAGACGCATTCAAGGTCATGGGACGCGGCGAATTGCAGCTCGCCATTCTGATAGAGATGATCAGACGAGAGGGGTATGAGCTTTCCGTATCCATGCCGGAAACCATCACCAAGGAAATCAACGGCGTCCTGCATGAGCCCATGGAACTCCTGGTCGTGGATGTGCCTGAAGAATACGTCGGTGTCATCACACAGCAGGCCGGGATGAGAAAAGGCAGGATGTTGAAGATGCAGAATAACGGGCACGGCAGGGTCAGGGTCGAATTCAAGATCCCGTCCCGTGGACTGATCGGTTTCCGTTCACAGTTCCTGACAGACACGAGGGGCACCGGCCTTTTAAATCACCTCTTTGACGGCTATGAACCATGGCACGGGCCCATCATCAAAAGAAAGACGGGCGCCCTCGTCGCGGACAGGTCCGGACGGACAACCACCTACGCCCTCTTCCATTTGCAGCCGAGGGGAACGCTTTTTATCAAGGAAAACACGCAGGTTTATGAAGGGATGATTATTGGTGAGAATTCCA
This Nitrospirae bacterium CG2_30_53_67 DNA region includes the following protein-coding sequences:
- a CDS encoding GTP-binding protein TypA, with the protein product MTKRKDLRNIAIIAHVDHGKTTLVDWMLRQAGIFRANEQVQERIMDNIDLERERGITIMAKNAAVEYQGVKINIVDTPGHADFGGEVERTLKMVDGVLLLVDASEGPLPQTRFVLKKALELKLPPILVINKIDRPDARIKEVLNEVYDLFIDLDATEEQLEFPVVYTNAKKGIAKYHLEDESEDLRPLLDLILKTIPEPEGDGDGILQLLVTNIGYNDYVGRLAIGRIFSGTLNVGDMVAVVNHNGEEIKTKITSIHAFQGIERQEVQEASIGDIVALSGIEGINIGDTITDAEKPKPLPRIIVDEPTISMVFSVNTSPLAGKEGKYVTSRHIRDRLEKELLYNVSIRVDFENTDAFKVMGRGELQLAILIEMIRREGYELSVSMPETITKEINGVLHEPMELLVVDVPEEYVGVITQQAGMRKGRMLKMQNNGHGRVRVEFKIPSRGLIGFRSQFLTDTRGTGLLNHLFDGYEPWHGPIIKRKTGALVADRSGRTTTYALFHLQPRGTLFIKENTQVYEGMIIGENSRDKDIDVNATKEKKLTNMRAAGADEALQLIPPRILSLEQAIEFIKEDELVDITPLSLRLRKKILDVHKRPKAKG